ATACAGCCCATCAAAATATCGCGCTTGCGTTTCCACACCAAGGCTTACTTGGTTGTTCATACAAGAAATAAATTTTCGAGAAGTTTGGTATGAAACAAAAACGTTTCCGTTTTCATTCACAGAAATGCTTGGATTTTTTGCATCACTCCACTTCCAAAGACTGCGATCACTTTTTTCGGGTTCATTATTTTCAGCATCTTCATTATACAAAAATGAAGCGTAAAGCTGACTGAGGAGTCTTGGCGTAGAGAAAGGCCCCACTTGGTTTTCCGGGAGGCGATCTAAATTTATAGCTGAGACTCGAAGGCCTTGAATAATGGTAAAACTCTGTTCTCTTTCTAAAGTATCATTCAAATCAAACACAGGTGCATCAGGCGCAACGTTATTAAAAAACTGAGCTTCACTTGGAAAACGAACCGTTGCAGAACATTTTGTTTCATAAACGATAAAGTAAGTATCTTCTTCTACTGTCTCACCTCTGATGAAAACAACTTTAGGATTTAAAAAACTATTACACGTTGGTTCAGTAACGTTTGCAAAAGCAGCAATCTGATTAAAATTTGGCTCAACATGATGTTCCTGTGCATTTACATCTGTGATAAGAACATCGTCACCAACTCTATCTCCGTTTGCATTATAGAAACGTCCATAAATAGCGGTGAGACCTTGGTTTCCACCTTCATTTCTCTCAAAAACAACCAAAATATTTCCACGATTTTCATCAACAGCAGCATCAAGTCTATTGGCAGAACCAGTAAACTCAAGTCCTTGCTGCAAGGTGCCAAAAGGTGAAGAGCTGGTAGGATCGCTTAATCCTGGAAGAAGTTCCACATTTCCTTCATTGGGAAGATCATTAAAAGGTGGTGTTGGATTTTCAAAAGAAGGAAAAGAAAAATCAAAGTTTGCTTTTGCACTTAACGGGCCAGAATTGCTATCGCTGCCAATACCATTCGAAAAATTTTCGTTGTACACAAAAACATAATCAAGAGGAGAAATATCTTTTCTAATCTGACTCGAAGCGCTTGGATTGGAAACTTCATCCGTTGTTGGAAGAGATGAAGTGCCGCCACCAGAACCACCGCACGCGCTAAGAATAAAAAGTGAAAGAACAAGAAAACAATATTTTCTCATCATAGAAAACCTCTACCGTTCTGATGTATCAATGCCATCAACGGGATTATCAATAATTCCTGGAACACTGCTCATATCACACGCATCACCCATACCATCACCATCTGCATCATTTTGATTTGCATTTGAAATATCTGGGCAATTATCTTGTGCATCTAAAACGCCATCGCCATCTTTATCGGCCACTGCTGATTTGGCTGTTTTTTCTTTAGGAAACAAAAGTGGAGCTGCGGCTGCAAGCGTTGCTGCGCTTGAAGTTCCGCAGAGCACACCATCGGCAACTTCACTTCCTGTTGAAGGTGTACCTGTTGCCCACATAATCCCACCACTTGTAATTTCTACTCCGCCTACGATGCCAATAGTCAGCGGAATCCACGACGGAGTATCACTATAACGATCTACACTGTATAACACTCCGGCAACGGCAGCTTGTGCTATTCCATTTCCAAGAAGGCAAAGGTCAAGATATCCACCTCTTCCTTGTGTGGGCTCTACAAATTTTCTGGCATTTGGATCTGTAGATAAACGGAAATAATCTGCTTCGTCTGCACTTGAAGCCATCACAAAGTCAGCAAGCAAATCCATACTTGAACCTTCGGTATCGCTCCAACCAACTTTTGGCCCAAGACGAATGGCACGCATCAAACGCGCAACACCCGGAACGTTGATATTATTTTGCAAGGTTTCAACAAGGGTGTTGATGGCAGCCTTTTTTACCACAAAAGCATAATGACTATTCACGCGCTTAAACACACATGAAGCCTCAACTTGCGCCCAAATGCTTTCTGGCATATCAGGAACCAAAGCTTTAATTTGAGACTTCAAATAATTTACGCCGTGGTATTTTCCTCGACTTGAAAACTGTACAAAACCTTCAAGCGGAAGCACATCTGGTTCTTTTGCATATTCATTATCAAATGACTCAAGAGCACGCGTAATGGTTTTCTCACTCAAACTTACGGTGGAAGCTGATTCTATAATAAGCGTTTCACGTAAAGCATCATAACCTTTTAATGTTCCAGCTTCTGCTGTTTCAAATATTTTGAGTGAAAACCACAAAGCCTCAGAAGATGTGGGAGTTCGCTTCAAATGTTTTTTCAAAGCATTAAGTGCGCTTTTTTCACTTGGATTATTATAGTCCCTTCCATTTCCAAAAAAGTAATCGTCAACTTTTCCAGATGGACTCATGCTTTTAAGTGTGGTTCGAAATTGTTTCCACATTTCTTGATGCCAGACATCAAGCGCTTCTGTAGAGCGGGCTCCACGGGCGTGATATTTTTTCCCAACACTGGCCATGACCGCCAAATCTCTTTCTTGATCTGCTGTCAGCGGACGAGAATTATTCAGCTCTACATATTGAGCAACTCGAAAATCAATCGCTTCACCAAAACTAAAGTTTCCCTTTAAGCGCATGCGATTGTGAATGAAGTAAGGATAGTTTTCTATATTTGCAGCCCAAACATGTCGACCGCGATAATCACCAGACACCCCACCCCCTACAATGCGCTTCACTTTTGTAACCAGGCCACCACTTTCTTCGCCAAATTCATTTGGAATGTAACTCACTCCCCACAACTCATCAGCTTTTTGAAGAAGAGATTGGTAAGCTCTATCTGTAAGAGATGAAAGCGGAGAAGTTTTTTCTCCTTTTATGATCGCTTCTGAAAGCGCTTCAACAGCCTTTGCATTCTCGGCTGGCGAAATAGCTGCAAGAAAAATTTGAACCGCTTGTTCACGAACTTTTTTTCCATTTATTGCTTCAGGAAAAAGTGTGAAGTGAAGTTTCTGCTCAACTTCACGAATTTCAGCATCAACAAGTTGTGCAAGCTCGGTTTCACATGCAGTTCCTCGCTTGCATTCTGCCATTTTCACTTTGAGCGCTGCCAAACGCTGCGGATCAATTTTTTTGATCACGGCTTCAATAAAATACGTTACGGCAAGCACTTTTTGATGTTGTCTTGCAACGTCATCTTCGGCTAATTTTTCAGTTGCGGTGAGATAAGCACGGCTTATATCTGCAGTGCGGTTCTCAATTTGTTTGTTGGGATCATTGGTGAGAAAACCAAAGGCATTCATGTCTGCAAGTTGTTCAGAAACTTCAAAATATAATCTGCCAGCATCTTCTACACTTCTGCCAAAACTTTCATCACCCTTCAAAAAACTTACGTGTCGCAAGGCATCATAAATAGGTGAATTTACATAATCTAAAGCTTCTTTTCCCAAGCCACCATCTTTATTAAATTCACTCATTTCCAAAAAGCTGTGAAAAAATTCTAAAAAGCCTCTAAAATCTGTAACCGAACCAAGCGCTTCGCCGCGAAAAGCCTGGCTTGGCCAGTTTTCGTAATTTTCAAAAATGCTGGTGGTTCTTCCAAGAGTTCGAATGCCTTTAAGCGGATCTTCCGCAAGAAAATCTTCACTTGGTTCAACTTCAACATTTCTTAAGACTGCAGTTTTATCGTCATCTTCTTCTTTTGGTGCACAAACCATATCAACGGTAGTGCTTGCTTCAGCTGCATTTGCTTTTATCAAAACAGTTTCACACTCATCTAAATCATAAAGTGAAAACTGTTTTTCTGCTTTTTTCCACGCAGCTTTTTCACTTTCGCTTAGCTGTGACATCGGAAAACGCAACGACTCTCCAAAAAGTTCGGCAATGACAAAGTGTGGATCAAAAGGCTTTCCAGCTTCAAATGGATTTTGTGAAAGATCGATGGTGAATTTCTTTTCACTGTTTTCACAATACAGGTTGAAGCCACTTTTATGCACCTGAAATCCAATACTGCCACAACTTTCCAAAGAGATACCTGGAATAATATTTTTTTCTTCAGCCGTTAAACTTGAAAAAGGGAAAGCTGTGTAAAGCGCATCGAGTTGTTTTTGTTTTTTTTGTGCAGCTAAGTCAAAAATGTGCGGATATTGTTTTTTTGTAGAACCATGTGGAAGCTTGAGATGTGAACCATAAAGCTCTTTGCAAAACACGTCTATTTCTGCTTTTCCTGTCGCTTCGTCATAACGAAGTTCAGAAACGGCGTCGCATCTTTCATACTTTCCAGCATCTTTATCATGCTGTTTAAAACTTTTAGGCGAGCGTTTTGCCAAAGCTAAAAATTGCTCAGAGTTGATACCTTGCTTTAATTTTACGTCACCAGCTGCAAACATGAAGCCTCTTTCTATTTCTCTCTTCTAATTTCAATCAATAATTCGCGTCTGCCTTTTGGAGCAAATGGACCAACAGGAAGATCTCTGATAGCTGCAGCAAGTGTTTCTAAACCTTTTTCAAAGTCCATTTTTGTTAATCTATCCTTCACAATAACGGGAATCACCTTTGCTGAAGATTCATTTTCTTTTTTGTCATAAAAGCTTTTCAGGTTCTCAAGATTTTCTACGCCAGAGCTTGTAATGGTAATCACTGCACCATCACGCTCTACATCCCATGCAGCACTGCTTTCCGGGTTTGGTAAAAGGGTACGAAGTGAATAAGAAAACAGTTTTTCCAATGCAGTATTTGTAAGGGGAACACGATGACGTGACATGTTAGCTCCACGTGGAAACATTTCTGAAAAATTTCCGGCTGTAGCATTCAACATAAAGTTTTGAGCACAGTGCAATAAATTCTCACCAGTTACACATGAAAGCGCTCCTGCTTTTTGAGCAAAAAACGTAAATGGAACTTGTCCTGACAAAGCCTTCGTAAAAAATTTTGGATAATTTCTATCAACTCCCGAAATTACTGGCGAAAAATCAAAATAGTCAAAGGCACTTATTTTTCGAGTAATAATTTCGCCATTCGTAGACTTCAGCGTGAGAAACACTGTTTTAGAAGCTTCGGGCTGATTCTTCTTTCGTGCTTCAAGAATGTCTTGAATTTCAGTTTGAATAACGGGAAACATATTCCAGTCTTCGGGAACATCTGTAAGAATAATTTCACATGGATGAGGCCCACAGCTAAGAAGGGTTTTTTTTATAGTAGCTACAAGTGCATCTGATTCTTTATTTGAAACAGCGATAGGATAGCGCTTATCTTTTGTTACTCGTATTTTACTTTCTTCACTCACCCCAAAAAGCACATCTCCATCGGGATAATCCACTCTGCCAATATTGGGCAGCAAAACATCACTGTTCTCTCCATTTGGAGAAAGGAGAAACCAAATCTTTCCTCCTTCTTGAATGTAGGCATGAAGCTCACCAACTGTTTTGGAAATGACTTGAGAAAAATCTTTTTTTCGTTCTGGTGACAAGCGAGCAAAATCAAGAAAAACTCCATATTTTTTCAAATCTTTATCCTCATAAAATTGAAAAAGCCCCTTTACATCGTAGCCGATATTATCCACTAACCCCTTCAGCTCTTCCTTTCCATCATCATAAATGGTGACGTTTATAGCTAAAGCCTGTTCTGTGAAAGAAGTGAAAATATCTTCAAGGTCTAAATGATAAAACCGAGTGAAGATTTTTTCTAAAAATCTTTTTGCCCCGCGCCCAGCTGAAGTAGATGGAGCAAGCACTGCAGAACCTGCTTCTTCAGACCATCTGCGATACAACGCATCGCTCAAGCCAGAACAAGGATCATGAATAAGAGCCCAAAAGTTTCGCGCAGCTTGTTCAGGATTCTTCAACTGATATTTTGAAATCAGCGCTTCACCTTGAAGTGAAGCTGGAAGCCCTTTTCCAGTGAAGATGCAGTTTAAATATGCAGCCTCATCTTGCTCAGAAATAAGCTCGGGATATTTTGTTTTCCCCTCAGGGTCGCAAGCCCTCACCAGTTGCGGGTTACAGGTATTTTTGGGATCAACGAAACCAGCCATAGATAAATCTCCTTAAACAAGCTCTCTTAAAAAGAGGTGCTTCTTTACTATCGAGTGATATGGGAAAAAGTTGCGTACTTTCTCAAAAGAAAAGCGGTGTAGAATCAAGCATCTACACCGCCAAAACCATCATATTTTCAAAAAAACACAAGATTTAGCCCAAAACAGCCGGAATAACTGCGTTTTTTCGCTTTTTTACAGCGATTTTTTCACTTTTTTTATTCGGTGCCATCATCTTCACCTTCAGCCAATTTTGCCAACGAAACTACTTTTTCGCCTTTATCTACATTGATAAGACGTACGCCTTGAGTAGCCCGGCCAATAGTGGAAACGCCCTTCGAGCTGCTGCGAATCACTTTGCCCTGATCGCTCACCAGCATGATATCGTCGATGTCAGTCACCTGCTTCACGCCCACAACTGCACCATTTTTCTCGCTCACTTTAATACCGATAATTCCGGAACCGCCGCGAGACTGAATGCGATACTCTTCCACTTTGGTGCGCTTGCCATAACCTTTTTCGGTTACCGTAATCATGGAAGCGTTTGTTGAAATAATTTCCATTCCAATAAGCTCGTCATTTTTCTTCAGCTTGATCCCGCGCACACCACGAGCAGCTCTGCCCATGTCGCGCACATCAGTTTCTGGGAAACGAATCACTTGGCCATTGCGAGTGGCTAAGAAAATTTCACTTTTTCCATCTGTCATTTCAGATGATATCAACTCATCGTCGGCGTCAATGGTGCACGCAATAATGCCACCAGCACGTGGACGTGAATACGCCATGAGGTCTGTTTTTTTCACGATACCTTTTTTCGTGGCCATCACAATAAACTTGCTCTCTTCAAATTGCATCACCGGCAAAATAGAAGCGATGCTTTCTTCGTTTGGCATGTTGATGAGATTGCTAATGGCCTGACCCCTGGCAACTCTGCCCACTTGTGGAATTTGATGCACTTTCAGCCAGTACACTTTTCCAGCATTTGAAAACACAAGCACGTAACTATGAGTTGAAGCTACAAAAAGCGTTTCCACAAAATCTTCGGAACGCGTTGTCATTCCCTTTTTACCTTTACCACCGCGGCGCTGTGCTCGGTAAATGGAAATTGGATTTCGCTTGATGTAGCCACGATGCGAAACGGTAACCACTACTTCCTCTTCTTGGATAAGATCTTCCACCGAAAGATCATCAGACTTTCCTTGAATAACAGTGCGCCGCTCGTCGGCATATTTTTTTCTCATTTCATTCAACTCATCAGAAATGATTTTGAAAACAAGACGTTCATCTGCAAGAATTGCTTTTAAGCTTTTGATGAGTTCTTGAATTTCTTTGTACTCTGCAATAATTTTTTCGCGTTCTAAACCGGTTAAACGTTGCAAACGCATTTCCAAAATAGCTTGTGCTTGAATTTCGCTCAGCTTGAAGGTTTTCATCAATGCCACTCTGGCGGCGGCTGGCTCTTTTGATTTTTTGATGAGTGCTACAACTTCATCAATATTTTCTACCGCAATTTTGAGGCCTTCCAAAATGTGAGCGCGCTCTTCAGCTTTTCTTAAATCGTAAGTTGTTCTTCTGACCACCACTTCTTTTCGGTGATCGATAAAGTGACCAATCATTTCACGAAGTGAAAGCACTTTTGGCTGACCATTCACAATGGCAAGCATGATCACCCCAAACGAACCTTGCATTGCGGTGTGTTTGTACAGCTGATTCAAAACAACACCCGCAACAGCGCCGCGCTTAAGTTCAAGTGCAATGCGCATTCCATCGCGGTCGGATTCGTCGCGAAGATCACTGATGCCTTCAATTTTTCCGGTTTGAACAAGTTCAGCAATGCGTTCGATAAGTCTTGCTTTGTTCACTTGATACGGAATTTCGGTAACAATAATAGACTCGCGGTCACCTTTCGCCATGGGTTCAATCATCGCTCGAGCTCGCATTTGAATAATGCCGCGGCCTGTTTCGTAAGCTTGTTTGATGCCATCGCGGCCGTGAATGAAAGTGCCCGTTGGAAAATCTGGACCCGGAATAAACTTCATCAATTCGGTTACGGTGATGGCGGGATTTTGAATATAGGCAAGACTCGCATCAATCACTTCGCCTAAATTGTGCGGAGGAATTTTTGTTGCCATACCAACGGCAATACCATCGGAACCGTTGATGAGAAGATTTGGAAGTCTCGTGGGAAGAACAAGTGGCTCGGTAGTTGTGCCATCAAAGTTGGGAGCAAAATCAACTGTTTCTTTATCGATATCGGCAAGCAATTCTTCGGCAAGGGCTTTCAATTTTGCTTCTGTATAACGATAAGCAGCGGCACTATCACCATCTATACTTCCGAAGTTACCTTGTCCGTTGATAAGAGGATATCGCAAGTTCCAGTCTTGCGCCATTCGCACCAAAGTATCATAAACAGCGGTATCGCCGTGAGGGTGATATTTTTTAAGCACTTCACCAACTACCCCGGCACACTTCGAAAAACGTTTGTTTGAAAGAAGACCTTCGCGGAACATGGCATACAAAATACGGCGATGCACAGGCTTCAAACCATCACGAACATCAGGAAGAGCACGGCCAATAATGACACTCATCGCGTAATCAAGATACGAGCCCTTCATTTCCTCTTCAATGTTTACTTTAATCACTTCAGCTGAATGATTCATCTTATCCTCATCTTAAAAAAAGAAGCAAAAAAGCTTCAAAATGTACCGAATTATGGCGGTTTAAGGTGGATGGTTTTTTCCACAGCAAACAGCAAAAGTCAACAAGTACTACGTTTGTCCCGGATGAAGAAAATCAGAAAAAGCTCCTTTCATTTTCATTTGAAACAAAATGAAAGGAGTGCAAAAAAATCTTCATTCAAAACAAGTTCATTTTCAAAAATGGTCAAACAGCAAACACGCATCTTTTCTCACTTTGCTCATTTTTTTCTTCCATCTTTTTTAAAAAAAGGTATGATGGTTTTTGCGAGTGATTTTTTCATGAAGAGCGCAAGTTAGCATGAGGTCTGGGTTTACTCTCTTCAAAAAAAATTAACTTCGTTACAATTTGTTTGACATTGCACAGAAGCTTACATAAATTCGGCCTCACTTTGCGAGGCTTAAGACTAACAAACTTCGCTTAGAACCAGAGTTGCTTCATCAGGTGATAGGCAACTCATCAACACTTAGGGGGTGTCGTCATGACAAAAGCAGAACTCATTTCGGATATTGCTAAAGAATGCAAGATCTCCAAAGCTCTTGCAGAGAGGGTTCTCAACTCAGTAACCCACAACGTTTCACGTTGTTTGCGTAAAAGTGATAAAATTACGCTTACTGGGTTTGGTACTTTCTACGTATCACGTCGTAAAGCCAGAACTGGCCGCAATCCACAGACAGGTGCAGTTATTAAAATCAACGCGAGAAAAGTACCTCGTTTCAAACCAGGTAAACAACTTCGCGATTGGATTAAGTAAGTTCGCAGTACTTGTAACGAGCATACATAAAAAGAGCGTCTCTAAACTAAAGAAGACGCTCTTTTTTTATTCGTTCGTTGTCATGAAGATCAATTTTCTGTCATTGCGAAGAAGCATAGCGACTGCGGCAATCTCCTCTGACAGTTCTAAAATCGAGATCACCACGTCGCTAAGCTCCTCGTGATGACAAACAAAAAAAATAAAGTGATATCGCTCTACACAGCTACTTCACCAACTTAATCACCCCGCAAGCAATGCGTGAGCCTGAATTTCCGCTTGGCTGTGATGTGAAATCATCGGTTGCAGCATGAATAATAAGAGACCTTCCCAAAATATTATTGGGAACATCTTTTAGCGTAATACCTTTGAGCACTTCTTCGTACTCAGCTACGCCATTTTCTTTTGCCAGCAAATTTCCCATGTCACCCATATGGTGTGAAGCATCTAACGGTGATCCATGCCTTGCTCCCTCGGGGTTAAAGTGTCCACCAGCAGTACTTGCATTTTCTGCGCTGCAATCTCCATTTTCATGAATGTGAAACCCATGCAGACCAGGCGTTAACCCGGAAATGCTTGCAGAAAGCAAGACTCCCGTCTGGCCTTGAGTGAATTCAACTTTTCCCTGAACATTTGAACCACTTGCTGGATGCATAA
The Deltaproteobacteria bacterium CG11_big_fil_rev_8_21_14_0_20_42_23 genome window above contains:
- a CDS encoding DNA gyrase subunit A; amino-acid sequence: MNHSAEVIKVNIEEEMKGSYLDYAMSVIIGRALPDVRDGLKPVHRRILYAMFREGLLSNKRFSKCAGVVGEVLKKYHPHGDTAVYDTLVRMAQDWNLRYPLINGQGNFGSIDGDSAAAYRYTEAKLKALAEELLADIDKETVDFAPNFDGTTTEPLVLPTRLPNLLINGSDGIAVGMATKIPPHNLGEVIDASLAYIQNPAITVTELMKFIPGPDFPTGTFIHGRDGIKQAYETGRGIIQMRARAMIEPMAKGDRESIIVTEIPYQVNKARLIERIAELVQTGKIEGISDLRDESDRDGMRIALELKRGAVAGVVLNQLYKHTAMQGSFGVIMLAIVNGQPKVLSLREMIGHFIDHRKEVVVRRTTYDLRKAEERAHILEGLKIAVENIDEVVALIKKSKEPAAARVALMKTFKLSEIQAQAILEMRLQRLTGLEREKIIAEYKEIQELIKSLKAILADERLVFKIISDELNEMRKKYADERRTVIQGKSDDLSVEDLIQEEEVVVTVSHRGYIKRNPISIYRAQRRGGKGKKGMTTRSEDFVETLFVASTHSYVLVFSNAGKVYWLKVHQIPQVGRVARGQAISNLINMPNEESIASILPVMQFEESKFIVMATKKGIVKKTDLMAYSRPRAGGIIACTIDADDELISSEMTDGKSEIFLATRNGQVIRFPETDVRDMGRAARGVRGIKLKKNDELIGMEIISTNASMITVTEKGYGKRTKVEEYRIQSRGGSGIIGIKVSEKNGAVVGVKQVTDIDDIMLVSDQGKVIRSSSKGVSTIGRATQGVRLINVDKGEKVVSLAKLAEGEDDGTE
- a CDS encoding DNA-binding protein HU (histone-like DNA-binding protein) → MTKAELISDIAKECKISKALAERVLNSVTHNVSRCLRKSDKITLTGFGTFYVSRRKARTGRNPQTGAVIKINARKVPRFKPGKQLRDWIK
- a CDS encoding superoxide dismutase, which codes for MKKLWSLSFIVLLLACASRTEKAVAIMHPASGSNVQGKVEFTQGQTGVLLSASISGLTPGLHGFHIHENGDCSAENASTAGGHFNPEGARHGSPLDASHHMGDMGNLLAKENGVAEYEEVLKGITLKDVPNNILGRSLIIHAATDDFTSQPSGNSGSRIACGVIKLVK